A section of the Carya illinoinensis cultivar Pawnee chromosome 12, C.illinoinensisPawnee_v1, whole genome shotgun sequence genome encodes:
- the LOC122290378 gene encoding magnesium protoporphyrin IX methyltransferase, chloroplastic, protein MTYSASLFSPLRFQHQQSHLPFSPKTPLNPPTTRPTKPTTPFAIPPLSTADAAATFDGTTFAVIGGSSVAALAAVLSLTDPERRRRLQAEVVGGGDKEVVKDYFNNSGFQRWKKIYGETDDVNRVQKDIRLGHAKTVENTIKMLTDESPLRGVTVCDAGCGTGSLSIPLAKEGAIVSASDISAAMVAEAEKQAKEQLLAGKDDLLPAPVIPKFEVSDLESLEGKYHTVVCLDVLIHYPQSKADGMIAHLASLAEKRLILSFAPKTFYYDLLKRVGELFPGPSKATRAYLHSEADVERALQKVGWKIRKRGFITTQFYFAKLVEAVPA, encoded by the exons ATGACCTACTCGGCTTCCCTTTTCTCCCCTCTTCGCTTCCAGCACCAGCAAAGCCATCTTCCATTCTCTCCCAAAACCCCTCTCAATCCTCCAACAACAAGACCCACCAAGCCCACGACCCCTTTCGCCATTCCACCGCTCTCCACCGCTGACGCCGCCGCTACCTTCGACGGCACAACCTTCGCCGTCATTGGGGGCAGCTCCGTCGCCGCCCTCGCCGCAGTTCTCTCCCTTACAGACCCAGAGAGACGGAGGCGCCTTCAGGCTGAAGTCGTCGGGGGTGGCGACAAGGAGGTTGTGAAGGATTACTTCAACAACTCGGGATTCCAGAGGTGGAAGAAGATTTACGGAGAGACCGATGATGTTAACCGGGTTCAGAAGGACATAAGGCTGGGCCACGCCAAGACCGTCGAGAATACCATCAAGATGCTGACTGATGAAAGTCCGCTTCGAGGGGTTACTGTGTGTGATGCTGGATGTGGCACCGGCTCTTTGTCCATTCCGCTCGCCAAGGAGGGCGCTATTGTCTCAGCCAGCGATATTTCAGCTGCTATGGTTGCTGAAGCCGAGAAGCAG GCAAAGGAACAGCTTCTGGCAGGCAAGGATGACCTTTTACCAGCTCCAGTGATACCAAAATTTGAAGTGAGTGATTTGGAGAGCTTAGAAGGGAAGTATCACACCGTAGTCTGTCTGGATGTTTTGATTCATTACCCACAGAGTAAAGCAGACGGGATGATTGCCCACCTTGCTTCATTGGCAGAAAAGCGATTAATTCTAAGCTTTGCACCAAAGACGTTTTATTATGATCTATTGAAGAGAGTAGGAGAGTTGTTCCCCGGGCCCTCAAAAGCAACAAGGGCATATCTCCATTCAGAGGCAGACGTGGAAAGGGCATTGCAAAAGGTAGGGTGGAAGATAAGGAAGAGAGGCTTCATCACCACACAATTTTACTTTGCAAAGCTTGTTGAGGCTGTTCCTGCATAA